In Planctomycetota bacterium, the genomic window CGTTCCAGAGCCGAAAGTTCCGCTTGTTCCGCGCCGCGACGCAGTTGACGAGCGTCGGCGTCAGCGATTTGTCGTCCCATCCGCCGTCGGTGTTGTCGAACGAGGCGCAGTCGCGATACGAAATCCGCCGCGGCGACGATTCGCAGCAGAACCCGTCGCCGTTCCAGTAAGCATGCGTGTCGTCGTGGTACTGATTGTTGCGGGCCACGCAATGGTCGTAGGCGATGTCATGATTGGACGCATCGTCCTGAATCGAGAACCCGATGGGGAAATTCTCGGTGACCGCGTCGGGTTCGCCGGCGGTGGCGTCGGCGGTGATATGCGAGAGCGTCAGGTCATGGCACTTTTTCTCGAAGCGGAAGCCGCGCTTCACGTAGTGCGTGATCGAGCAGTTGCGGAAGGTCGAATCGGCGACGCCTTCAAGCGAGAATCCCTCGCGGACGTTTTCGATGGCCAGGTCGTCGAATTCGAGGGCGACGTGATCGGCGTTGGTGGTGACGCCCTGCATGTAGCCGGCGATGCGCAGATGGCGCACCTGGATGTACGAAGCGCCGGGGGCGAAGGAGAGGGCGCAATAGCTGTGGGCGTGATAGGTGATCTTCTTGTCGGACCACTGGCCGACGATCCGCGGCAGGCCCGCGCCGGTGTCGACGCCTTCGACGAGGATCGGCGCGTCCGTGCGGCCGGAGCGGGCGAAGGTGATCGTCTTGTGATCCTTGTGATCGATCATGAAATAGTCGCCGGACCCGAGGCGGATGTGATCGCCGGGCTCGACGCGTTCGGCGAGCAGGCCGGTCAGATCATCGCGGCTCATCGCATGGTCAAAATCCGCGCCCGTCCGGTCGGCGGCGCCTTGCGGGGTCACATAATAATCGCGGGCCTCAGCGGCGCAGGTCGCCGACAGAATCGCGAGGACCACAACGATCGTATGGCGGGTAGGTCGCATCATGGCGACATTGTACGGGCGTCGATGAGGAGGGACCGCAGGGCGGCTACTGTTCGAGCAGTTCGATGGACTGGCCGTAGAGCGTGTAGTTGGAGGTGTGCGTGGCGAGGTTGGCGATGACGGTGCGGGACTGTGCGAAATGGACGGCCCCGCTGAAGCCCAGCACGTTCCACCCGCCCAGCTCCGCGTGCGCCATCGTGTCGGCCTTGATGTCCGTGAGCAGATCGACGAGGAGCATGTCGCCCGCCGGCGCGTCGGCCAGACGCACGTACGCCCGCTTGTGGTTGGAGGTGAAATTTTTGACGTGCGGGTTCCAGTTGTACGGCACGCGCACCGCTGAGTTGGTGTCGTTGAGCGTCACGTCCTCTTTGGGAAACGGCAGGTACAGATCAGGCATGAAGCCCGGCGACCGCATCGACGGGCAGTAGTACAGGCGATACTCATCCTTGTCGAGGTACCCCGCCTTGTGCATCACGCCCAGGTTCTTGCGCTTGCCGAACTGGCTGAAGTAGCGGCTGTGGAACGTCTCATCGAGCTGATTATCCAGCGGTGAGGCGACCTCCGGCGCGAGCCAGCCGGCGTAGTCGGCGGCGTAGAACGATGCGAGCTGGTAGATCTGCCGCTCGTTGGACGCACAGACCGTCGCCTTGGCCGTCTGCCGCGCCATCGCCAGCGACGGGAGCAGAATGGCGATCAGCAGCGCGATGATCGCCACGACGACGAGCAGTTCGATCAAGGTGAACGCGAACTCACATTGTCTGCGAGCGTGTTTCATTTGCGACGGCGCACCATCAGCAGCGTGAACATCAATAGCCCGCCCGGCAGCGCCGCCGGCGTCGGGATCACCACGATCGCCAGGTCCGCGCTGGCCAGGTCCACCAGAATCCGGTCGATGGCGGAGGTGAACGCCAGATTGCGGTCGGGATTGAGCCGGAAGAACGCTTCGGTCTGCGTGGGGTTGTTGCCCGAATACAGGGCCTTGATGAATGCGGTGACGTCGACGGTCGAGGTCGATCCGTTGGCCTGCCCGCTGGTGATGTAGTTGTCGGCGAGCTTGTCGACGTTGACGTTGCCATCGGTGTTGGCTTCGAGGAAGAAGCTCGTGCCGGTCACATCGGGATTGCTCGTGAGCAGGCCGTAGAGATCGAGGTTGAAAACGCCGCTGTCGAAGCGCTGATCGAGCTTGGCCAGACTCAGCGTGGCCTTGTAGATTTCGCCGCCGATGTTGGTCGGCAGGGTGAAGCCCAGGACGAGGTTTTCGTTCTGCCGCGTGTTGGTCGCCGTCGAGCCCTGCACGCCGACGACGTTTCGACCGCCGTTGGCGTAGTAGCCGGTCGGCGCGTTGGACTGGCCTTCGCCGCGGATGTTGTCGATCGAGGTCGGCGTGAGGTGCTGATACGCGTAGACGCTCGCCTGCACGCGCACATTGTCGATCTGATTGCGCTTGTTGGGCGAGGTGCTGTTGTCCCAGACGGCGAGGCGGAACGTGGTCGCGCCGGATTCGACGACCGTTCCGCCCAGACTCACCGTGTGCGTGCCCCAGGCGCTGGTGGAATTGTCCGGGGCGATTTCGGTGAATTCCTGAGCGCCGATTTCGTTCGCGAACGCGTCCGTCGACCAGAACGCCGCGGTGTTGGTGTTCATCGCGCCCGTCCCCGATGCCAGCGCCCGCGCGTCCCATGAAATCGAGTTGTACACGATCACATGATCCGCCGCCGGGGTCACGCTGAACGTGTAGTACCGGCTCGTGCTGATCGACGTCGCCACCGAGTTCTGCGTTTCGGAGCCATCGGTCTCGATGGATTTGCCCGGATTGCCGGCGGCGATGAACGCGGGGGTGAACGAACCGCTGGCGGAGGCGAAACTGCTGGTGGTCCATGCCGTCTGCGGATCGGAACTCGTCAACACATCGTTAAACTGGTAATCGGCGACCAGTTCGGCGGCGGCGAAACGACACGCTGCGGTGACGATCAGCGCCGCGATCGGCAAAAGACGCTTGGATTGGCCGGGGAGTTGGTTCTCATTCGTCATGACTTAGTTCTCCTTGCGTGACGGATTGGCGGACTCGAAAACCAGATGTAACCGTGCAGATTTCGGTTCAATGTTGATGCGATCGATGACGTCCAGCGCCAGCGGACGCGACGGACTGAGCCGGACCCACATCGTGCGGCGGGCCGGCAGGCCGTCGGCATACAACGCGCGGACAAGCTCGGTGAGGTCCGCCGTCGCCATCTGCTGATCGGGCGTCTGATCGCTGATGAAATGGTCGGTCACAAGCGTCGCATGCGCCGCATCGACCGGCCCGTTGACGAAGGCGTCAAGTCCTGTCGCCTGCGGATCGTCGCTGCTCATCATGCTCAGTGAAACCTTCAGTCCCGCCGTGGTGCTGGCGATTTTGTCCTCGGCCTTGACCGCGACAAATTCCGCTTTGACGAGCCGGCCCGTCATCGGCGGCAGGTCGAAGCCGAAAAGCGCATTGGTCATCTGACGCGAGTGCGTCGTCCCCGACCCGCTGACGCCGACGATCATCGTCGTCGGATCGGCGTCGAAGCCGGGCGTGACGTTCTGCTGAGCCAGGCCGACGAGCGACGCGGCGCGATCCGCGCCGAGCGTGACATCGAGTTTCATCAACGTCGGCGACCCCGCGGGATTCGACACCGTGCCGACGTCCCCGGCCTTGAGCGCGACGGGCGATCCGTGCCGCGGGACAAGCTGGATGCGGCCTTCGGTGCAGGCGACGTTGGCGATGCCGCCGTCGGTGATCTCATACGAGAACGCGGTGCCGAGGTCGATGACGTTGGCGGTCGGGCCGATGACGGTGAACCCGTGCGCCTGCTTGGGGACCAACGCCTCCAGTACGCCGCGCAGGAGCGTCAGCTTGTCGGGCGAGGTGATTTCGATCTGGCACGGGCCGGTCAGATCGACGACCGCGCCGGAGCGGAACATGATCTGGGCCGTCCCGCCGACGAGTTCCATGCGGCCG contains:
- a CDS encoding prepilin-type N-terminal cleavage/methylation domain-containing protein, with the protein product MKHARRQCEFAFTLIELLVVVAIIALLIAILLPSLAMARQTAKATVCASNERQIYQLASFYAADYAGWLAPEVASPLDNQLDETFHSRYFSQFGKRKNLGVMHKAGYLDKDEYRLYYCPSMRSPGFMPDLYLPFPKEDVTLNDTNSAVRVPYNWNPHVKNFTSNHKRAYVRLADAPAGDMLLVDLLTDIKADTMAHAELGGWNVLGFSGAVHFAQSRTVIANLATHTSNYTLYGQSIELLEQ